One segment of Triticum aestivum cultivar Chinese Spring chromosome 2A, IWGSC CS RefSeq v2.1, whole genome shotgun sequence DNA contains the following:
- the LOC123185484 gene encoding cyclin-dependent kinase inhibitor 1C — protein MQRASLASALLLCSFFAQPSQALLDGTRGAGAYISRLLGEGYGDEKVPMAVVVPSVPDYSPLPAPTAVAVAAPAPAPTPTPTPTPVPGSEDYMPKLPSDRLSPGAPANGNAGSPAPAASGDGASTAFISSNPAVPLPAGVTDSATVLPMPTPGQEQRQDMGMGTLLQASAVPLVAPLLMVLYF, from the exons ATGCAGCGCGCGTCCCTTGCGTCCGCTCTGCTGCTCTGCTCCTTCTTCGCGCAGCCGTCGCAGGCGCTCCTCGACGGCACGCGCGGCGCCGGGGCGTACATTTCTCGG CTGCTCGGCGAGGGCTACGGCGACGAGAAGGTCCCCATGGCCGTCGTGGTGCCGTCGGTGCCAGATTACTCCCCGCTGCCGGCACCGACCGCTGTCGCTGTCGCCGCGCCCGCGCCTGCGCCCACGccaacgccgacgccgacgccggtgCCCGGCTCGGAGGACTACATGCCGAAGCTGCCGTCTGACAGGCTGAGCCCTGGGGCGCCGGCCAACGGCAATGCGGGCTCGCCCGCGCCTGCCGCGTCGGGCGACGGGGCGAGCACCGCCTTCATCAGCAGCAACCCCGCGGTGCCGCTCCCCGCCGGCGTCACCGACTCCGCCACCGTCCTGCCCATGCCCACCCCTGGACAAGAACAACGGCAG GACATGGGGATGGGCACCCTGCTTCAGGCCAGCGCGGTGCCGCTGGTCGCTCCTCTCCTCATGGTGCTGTACTTTTGA